The genome window CTGCCCGGCTGGCGTTTCTGCAGGGCCCGGAGATTGACGGCCATCACGTGTGGCAGGAGTGCGGCGCAGATCTCGCCGTGGGGAGCGTTGAACCGACCACCGATCGGGCCGGCGAGACCGTGTACGGCCCCAAGGCCGGCGTTGGCCAGGGCCAAGCCGCCAAAGAGGCTGGCGATACACATTTCCTCGCGAGCGTCGGCGTCCCACGCATCCTGGTAGACTCGCGGAAGAGCTCGTGCCGCCCGTTGGATGCCCTCGCGACAGATGCCGTCGGTCGTTGGATTGGCGCGGGCAGACACATACGGCTCGATGAGCTGGGTGAGGGCATCCAAGCCGGTGCTCGCGGTCACTGCCTTGGGGAGTTCAAGGGTCAGCTCAGGATCGACCAGGGCCAGTCGGGGAAGCATCAGCGGACTTCGCAGGCTGACTTTGACACGATGTTCGGTGGAGGTCAGCACCGCGTTGCGGGTGACCTCGGATCCGGTGCCGGCAGTCGTGGGGATGGCGATGACCGGCAGTGGCGGATGGGTCAAGGGCTTGTTGTGGCCGATGACCTCGAGGTAATCGAGCGTATCGCCGGGGTTGGTGGCCAGGGCGGCGATGGCCTTGCCGGCGTCGATGGCGCTGCCGCCGCCGAAGCTGATCACCAATGAACAGCCGTCGTGGCGGACCTGCTCGGTTCCCCAGTAAACGGCGTCAATCGTGGGCTCGCCGGGCATGCTGAACGTTCGCGAGTCGATGCCCCTAGGTTGCAGGAGTTCCACCAGTCGGCCGGCGCGTGCGGCCGAGCGCCCGCACACCAGGAGTGCACGTGGGTTTTCCTGACCGGGCAGGGTTTCTCCGACCAGACGGCCGATTTCGTCGAGCGTACCGGGGCCAAAGACAATCCGTGATGCGGTGGCGAACTCAAAGCGCATGAGAGCTACCACCCCTGCTCGTCTGGAAAGACGTTGGCGTACTTGATACCTTGTCGCGGCTCGGCCATCATATCCGCGACGGTATCTCGCCATTTGAGGTAGTGGGCTGTCTCCTTGTGTTTAACGGTGGCCTCCTCGTTGCGGTAGACCTCGACGAGGACGAGCTGGCTGGGGTCATCTTTCTGTTGGATGACGTCGAAGCGGGCGATACCCGGTTCCCGGACGCTGTGACGAGCGTTCTCGAGAGTGGCCTGTTTGAACGCCTCAATCGACTCGGTTTTGACATGAACATGAACCATCACGATCAGCATCCAAGGTCTCCCATTCTGATGACCGTTTCGGCGATCCAGTCCTGGGGATAGTATAGCGATGGAATGGTGACGAGTCATCTGCATGTGGTGGTCGAACATGGCATGGCAGCGCAGTCAGGGGAGGCTAGCTGGGGAATCACGGGTCAGGGTATGCTGGTAAGGGAGAACACATGCGCCGATCACTTGTCATGGTTTTTGGATTGCAGTGGGCGGTTTGCCCATCTCCTGCCGAGGCCGACAAGCCGCCGTTGCGCGATCAGGCGGTTCAGGCTCTGCGGCAGGCCACGGAGTTTTTCCGCACCCAGGTTGCCACGGAGGGCGGTTACCTCTGGCGTTACAGCGAGGATCTGACCCAGCGCGAAGGCGAGGGCAAGGCATCGGAGGCCACGATTTGGGTCCAGCCTCCAGGCACACCCTCTGTCGGCATGGCGTACCTGGAGGCGCATGAGGCTACTCGAGACCGATACTATCTTGAGGCTGCCAGGGAAGCCGCCTATGCCCTGGTGCGCGGGCAATTGCGTTCCGGCGGTTGGGATTATCGCATTGAGTTCGATCCCAAGCACCGTCGGCACTATGCCTACCGGGTGGACGGCGGCCAGGCCGGACCGCGTAACGTGACCACTCTGGATGATGACACGAGCCAGTCCGCCTTGCGTTTCCTGATGCGTGTTGATCGAGCGTTCGCGTTCCGAGATGAGCGCATTCACGAAGCTGCCGGCTACGCCCTGGCCAGCCTGCTGAAAGCACAGTATCCGAACGGTTCCTGGCCGCAACGCTTCGACAGTTTCCCTGAACCGTCCAGGTTTCCGTCCAAACGTGCGAGCTTCCCGACTACGTGGTCGCGGGAGTTCCCGGACACGAAGTACGCCGCCTACTACACGCTGAACGACGGTGCCGTCCCCGACATGATGGCGACGATGCTCGAGGCCTGGCGGATCTACGGTGAGGACCGATACCGAAGCTCGGCAGAGCGGGCGGGCGATTTCCTTTTGCTCGCCCAGATGCCGGAGCCGCAGCCGGCCTGGGCCCAGCAGTATGATACGGACATGCATCCGGCATGGGCGCGGCAATTCGAGCCGCCGGCAATCACCGGGGGCGAATCCCAGGTGGTGATGAGAACGCTACTCGTCCTGTGCCGTGCGACGGGCGACCGCAGATACCTCGAACCACTGCCTCGAGCCATTGCCTATTTCCGCCGCTCGCGCCTGAGCAACGGCCTGCTGGCTCGCTTCTACGAACTGCAGACCAACAAGCCGC of Phycisphaerae bacterium contains these proteins:
- a CDS encoding iron-containing alcohol dehydrogenase, with translation MRFEFATASRIVFGPGTLDEIGRLVGETLPGQENPRALLVCGRSAARAGRLVELLQPRGIDSRTFSMPGEPTIDAVYWGTEQVRHDGCSLVISFGGGSAIDAGKAIAALATNPGDTLDYLEVIGHNKPLTHPPLPVIAIPTTAGTGSEVTRNAVLTSTEHRVKVSLRSPLMLPRLALVDPELTLELPKAVTASTGLDALTQLIEPYVSARANPTTDGICREGIQRAARALPRVYQDAWDADAREEMCIASLFGGLALANAGLGAVHGLAGPIGGRFNAPHGEICAALLPHVMAVNLRALQKRQPGSNALARYAEIARLVTCEPLATAEDGVSWIRELCASLSIKPLREQGISTEDFAWIVERVQVAGSTKGNPIALASEELTEALAAAF
- a CDS encoding antibiotic biosynthesis monooxygenase, giving the protein MLIVMVHVHVKTESIEAFKQATLENARHSVREPGIARFDVIQQKDDPSQLVLVEVYRNEEATVKHKETAHYLKWRDTVADMMAEPRQGIKYANVFPDEQGW